Proteins co-encoded in one Paenibacillus antri genomic window:
- a CDS encoding S1C family serine protease translates to MAEQEKKEDVERDKVPTDFTGYKDREYGRDFTEEELTDLFKAADEEGEAPPPFFRSPRFQKIIAGVLALMVCAQVMALVPQVFSLAAVRFLTVSAQLSQSAEIQEYKESVVVIRSGGSKGTGFFVSEDGLVVTNRHVVDESKTPLVHLSDGSVYQGRVLWSDDEVDLALVDIDAEGVPALPLAATYDGAEDVPVYIIGNPLFFNGIANEGVTRGLLPDRDPPMLAIDAPVYRGNSGSPVITEEGEVIGVVYATSSMERDGKKLRIGLAVPIDWVHRRMAEPPAP, encoded by the coding sequence TTGGCGGAACAAGAGAAGAAGGAAGACGTAGAGCGGGACAAGGTTCCGACCGACTTCACCGGCTACAAGGACCGGGAATACGGGCGCGATTTCACGGAAGAGGAACTGACCGATCTGTTCAAGGCGGCCGACGAGGAAGGGGAAGCGCCGCCTCCGTTTTTCCGGTCGCCGCGGTTCCAGAAGATTATCGCCGGCGTGCTGGCGTTGATGGTGTGCGCGCAGGTGATGGCGCTCGTGCCGCAAGTGTTTTCGCTCGCGGCGGTGCGGTTCTTGACCGTGTCCGCGCAGCTGTCGCAGTCGGCCGAAATCCAGGAATATAAGGAGTCCGTGGTCGTGATCCGATCCGGCGGCTCGAAGGGGACCGGCTTCTTCGTGTCGGAGGACGGCCTCGTCGTGACGAACCGCCACGTGGTGGACGAGTCCAAGACGCCTCTCGTTCACCTCTCGGACGGCAGCGTCTATCAAGGGCGGGTGTTATGGTCGGACGACGAGGTGGACTTGGCGCTCGTCGACATCGACGCGGAGGGCGTCCCGGCGCTGCCGCTCGCGGCGACGTACGACGGCGCGGAAGACGTGCCGGTCTACATTATCGGCAATCCGCTCTTCTTTAACGGCATCGCGAACGAAGGAGTGACGCGAGGGCTGCTCCCGGACCGCGATCCGCCGATGCTGGCGATCGACGCTCCCGTGTACCGCGGGAACAGCGGCAGTCCGGTCATTACCGAAGAAGGGGAAGTGATCGGCGTCGTCTACGCGACGAGCTCGATGGAACGAGACGGCAAGAAGCTGCGCATCGGGCTCGCGGTGCCGATCGATTGGGTGCATCGCCGGATGGCCGAGCCGCCCGCGCCGTGA
- a CDS encoding EamA family transporter has protein sequence MALWFIYALLSAVTAAFVAILGKIGLEELDANAATAIRAAIMAAFLVGVVAVQSKWSAVFDILHQRRALTFIALSGAAGAASWLFYFLALKVGTVSQVAPIDKLSVVFAVVLAFFLLGERVTWLNGAGVGLIAIGAILVALK, from the coding sequence ATGGCGCTCTGGTTCATATACGCCCTGCTATCCGCCGTTACGGCGGCGTTCGTGGCGATTCTAGGGAAGATCGGCCTCGAAGAGCTGGACGCCAACGCGGCCACGGCGATTCGCGCGGCCATCATGGCGGCGTTCCTCGTCGGCGTCGTCGCCGTACAGAGCAAGTGGTCCGCCGTCTTCGATATCCTGCATCAGCGCCGGGCGCTGACGTTCATCGCGCTCAGCGGCGCGGCCGGGGCGGCGTCCTGGCTGTTTTACTTCCTGGCCCTGAAGGTCGGCACCGTCTCCCAGGTGGCGCCGATCGACAAGCTTAGCGTCGTGTTCGCCGTCGTCCTCGCGTTCTTCCTGCTCGGCGAGCGCGTCACTTGGCTGAACGGCGCCGGCGTCGGGCTCATCGCGATCGGCGCGATTCTCGTCGCGTTGAAGTGA